The proteins below come from a single Lonchura striata isolate bLonStr1 chromosome 10, bLonStr1.mat, whole genome shotgun sequence genomic window:
- the SAP130 gene encoding histone deacetylase complex subunit SAP130 isoform X3 codes for MSSQQFPRSGAPPAALGPAPPPIPTSGSAGIIAPAATVSDESSREPEVAPREHMGPSGSIQPREEKQEPVVVRPYPQVQMLAQHHPVQSGAPVTVTAPPAHLTPAVPLSFSDGLMKPPLKPTMPSRPIAPAPPSTLSAPTKVPGQVTVTMESSIPQAPTIPVATISGQQGHPSNLHHIMATNVQMSIIRSSAPGPPLHIGASHLPRGAAAAAVMSSSKVTTVLRPASQLPNAAAAQPAVQHIIHQPIQSRPPVTTSSTIPPAVVATVSATRAQSPVITTTAAHATESTLSRPTLSIQQHPPSAAISIQRPAQPRDTATRITLPSHPAIGAQKPQLHTMAQKTIFSTGTPVAAATVAPILATNTIASATTAGSVSHTQAPTSTIVTMTMPSHSSHATAVTTSNIPVAKVVPQQITHTSPRIQSDYTAERSNLIPLSSHRASPNPVAMETRNDNRQSVPVQFQYFLPTYPPSAYPLTAHTYTPITSSVSTIRQYPVSAQAPNSAITAQTGVGVASTVHLNPMQLMTVDASHARHIQGIQPAPISAQGIQPAPISAQGIQPAPIGTQGLHPAAPMGAQGLQPAPIGAQQPPGDTKTSAVVLADGATIVANPISNTFNTASAATTVVQTHNQSASASAPAQGSSPRPSILRKKPATDGLAVRKSLIPPQPPEVASTRVESTMRSTSGSPRPAGGKPKPEIHVSMATPVPVSMEAVCNQGGEQPTITVPPSSQQPPSAIPTIIAAASPTSQPAAALSSIPGAVAAAPPTSTTIVAAPAPPSTMSGALSAVLGPVVPEIKIKEEMEPMDIMRPVSVPPLTTSTVSPSLALLANNLSMPPSDLPPGASPRKKPRKQQHVISTEEGDMMETNSTDDEKSTAKSLLVKAEKRKSPPKEYIDEEGVRYVPVRPRPPITLLRHYRNPWKAAYHHFQRYSDVRVKEEKKAMLQEIANQKGVSCRAQGWKVHLCAAQLLQLTNLEHDVYERLTALQEGLIPKKKAATDDDLHRINELIQGNMQRCKLVMDQINEARDSMLKVLDHKDRVLKLLNKNGTVKKVSKLKRKEKV; via the exons ATGAGCTCGCAGCAGTTCCCCCGGTCGGGCGCGCCTCCCGCCGCCCTGGGACCAGCGCCGCCGCCCATCCCCACCAGCGGCTCGGCCGGGATTATCGCCCCCGCCGCCACAG TGAGTGACGAATCCAGTCGTGAGCCAGAAGTTGCTCCCAGGGAGCACATGGGCCCCAGTGGCTCCATCCAGCCTCGGGAGGAGAAGCAAGAGCCCGTGGTGGTCCGGCCCTACCCACAGGTCCAGATGCTGGCACAGCACCACCCTGTCCAGTCTGGTGCtccagtgacagtgacagcaccACCAGCACATTTGACTCCAGCTGTGCCACTTTCTTTTTCAGATGGACTTATGAAG CCTCCCTTGAAGCCCACCATGCCCAGCCGGCCCATTGCTCCTGCTCCACCCTCCACTCTCTCAGCTCCCACAAAGGTCCCTGGGCAAGTGACTGTGACCATGGAGAGCAGCATACCACAGGCTCCAACAATCCCTGTGGCAACTATCAGTGGGCAACAG GGCCATCCCAGTAACTTGCATCATATCATGGCCACCAACGTGCAGATGTCCATCATCAGGAGTAGTGCTCCTGGGCCTCCACTGCACATTGGAGCTTCTCATCTGCCCCGAG gtgcagcagctgctgcagtgatgTCCAGTTCTAAAGTGACCACAGTCCTGAGACCAGCCTCCCAGTTGCcaaatgcagctgcagcccagccagcagTTCAGCACATCATCCACCAGCCAATCCAG TCTCGTCCTCCTGTGACAACTTCAAGCACTATTCCTCCTGCAGTGGTGGCAACTGTCTCGGCCACGAGAGCTCAGTCCCCTGTTATAACCACAACAGCAGCACATGCCACAGAGTCAACCCTCAG CCGCCCCACGCTGTCCATCCAGCAGCACCCCCCTTCTGCAGCCATCAGCATCCAGCGGCCGGCGCAGCCGCGGGACACGGCCACGCGCATCACGCTGCCCTCGCACCCTGCCATCGGCGCCCAGAAACCGCAGCTCCACACCATGGCCCAG aaaaccATTTTCAGTACTGGTACTCCAGTGGCAGCAGCAACTGTGGCACCTATTTTGGCAACAAATACCATTGCTTCAGCAACCACAGCTG gttcTGTATCTCACACCCAAGCGCCTACAAGTACCATTGTTACCATGACAATGCCCTCACATTCTTCCCATGCTACAGCTGTCACGACCTCAAACATCCCAGTTG CTAAAGTGGTTCCCCAGCAAATCACTCACACTTCTCCCCGGATCCAGTCTGACTacacagcagagaggagcaaccTCATACCTCTGTCCAGCCACCGGGCATCTCCAAACCCAGTAGCCATGGAAACCAGAAATGACAACAG GCAGTCGGTGCCTGTCCAGTTCCAGTATTTCTTACCTACCTACCCCCCTTCTGCCTACCCTCTGACTGCCCACACCTACACCCCCATCACCAGCTCCGTGTCCACCATCCGCCAGTACCCAG TTTCAGCCCAGGCGCCCAACTCGGCCATCACAGCTCAGACCGGTGTGGGAGTGGCCTCCACCGTGCACCTGAACCCCATGCAGCTGATGACAGTGGATGCATCTCACGCCCGGCACATCCAGGGCATCCAGCCTGCCCCCATCAGTGCCCAGGGCATCCAGCCAGCACCCATCAGTGCCCAGGGCATCCAGCCAGCACCCATCGGGACCCAGGGACTGCACCCTGCTGCACCCATGGGCGcgcaggggctgcagccagcaccCATTGGTGCCCAGCAGCCACCGGGCGACACCAAGACCTCCG CAGTAGTCTTGGCAGATGGAGCCACCATTGTAGCCAATCCTATTAGCAACACATTCAACACTGCATCTGCAGCAACTACAGTTGTGCAAACCCACAACCAGAGTGCCAGTGCCAGTGCTCCAGCTCAGGGCTCCTCCCCACGCCCGAGCATCCTTCGCAAGAAACCAGCCACGGATGG GCTGGCAGTCCGGAAAAGCTTAATTCCCCCTCAGCCACCTGAAGTGGCCAGCACACGTGTGGAGAGCACGATGCGAAGCACATCTGGATCACCAAGGCCTGCTGG TGGCAAGCCAAAGCCTGAAATCCACGTGTCCATGGCCACTCCAGTGCCTGTGTCTATGGAGGCGGTGTGTAACCAAGGTGGTGAGCAGCCCACCATCACGGTGCCCCCGAGCTCCCAGCAGCCGCCCTCTGCCATCCCCACCATCATCGCCGCCGCCAGTCCCacctcccagcctgcagcagccctgtccagcatcccaggagctgtggcagctgctccaCCCACCTCCACCACCATcgtggcagctcctgctcctccatccACCATGAGCGGGGCCCTGtcagcagtgctgggccctgtggtACCAGAGATCAAAATCAAAGAGGAAATGGAGCCTATGGACATCATGCGACCGGTATCTG TCCCTCCTTTGACTACAAGTACTGTGTCTCCATCTTTGGCACTGCTGGCCAACAATCTTTCCATGCCTCCAAGCGATTTGCCACCTGGTGCCTCACCAAGGAAGAAACCCCGTAAGCAGCAGCATGTCATCTCCACAGAGGAAGGGGACATGATGGAAACAAACAGCACTGATGATGAGAAATCCACTGCCAAAAGTTTGCTGGTGAAGGCAGAGAAGAGAAAGTCTCCTCCAAAGGAGTATATAG ATGAGGAAGGCGTGAGATACGTCCCCGTGCGTCCCAGGCCGCCGATCACGCTGCTGCGTCACTACCGCAACCCCTGGAAAGCTGCTTACCACCACTTCCAGAGGTACAGCGACGTCCGCGTCAAAG AAGAGAAGAAGGCCATGCTGCAAGAGATTGCCAACCAGAAGGGCGTGTCCTGTCGTGCACAAGGGTGGAAGGTCCATCTCTGTGCAGCGCAGCTACTACAGCTG ACAAACCTGGAGCACGATGTGTATGAGAGACTGACTGCCCTGCAGGAGGGACTCATTCCTAAGAAAAAGGCAGCAACAGATGATGACCTGCATCGAATCAATGAACTGATACAG GGGAACATGCAGAGATGTAAACTCGTGATGGATCAAATCAATGAGGCTCGAGACTCCATGCTAAAGGTCTTGGATCACAAGGATCGTGTTTTGAAGCTTCTAAACAAGAATGGAACTGTCAAGAAAGTGTCCAAATTGAAGCGAAAGGAGAAGGTTTGA
- the SAP130 gene encoding histone deacetylase complex subunit SAP130 isoform X1, with protein MSSQQFPRSGAPPAALGPAPPPIPTSGSAGIIAPAATVSDESSREPEVAPREHMGPSGSIQPREEKQEPVVVRPYPQVQMLAQHHPVQSGAPVTVTAPPAHLTPAVPLSFSDGLMKPPLKPTMPSRPIAPAPPSTLSAPTKVPGQVTVTMESSIPQAPTIPVATISGQQGHPSNLHHIMATNVQMSIIRSSAPGPPLHIGASHLPRGAAAAAVMSSSKVTTVLRPASQLPNAAAAQPAVQHIIHQPIQSRPPVTTSSTIPPAVVATVSATRAQSPVITTTAAHATESTLSRPTLSIQQHPPSAAISIQRPAQPRDTATRITLPSHPAIGAQKPQLHTMAQKTIFSTGTPVAAATVAPILATNTIASATTAGSVSHTQAPTSTIVTMTMPSHSSHATAVTTSNIPVAKVVPQQITHTSPRIQSDYTAERSNLIPLSSHRASPNPVAMETRNDNRQSVPVQFQYFLPTYPPSAYPLTAHTYTPITSSVSTIRQYPVSAQAPNSAITAQTGVGVASTVHLNPMQLMTVDASHARHIQGIQPAPISAQGIQPAPISAQGIQPAPIGTQGLHPAAPMGAQGLQPAPIGAQQPPGDTKTSAVVLADGATIVANPISNTFNTASAATTVVQTHNQSASASAPAQGSSPRPSILRKKPATDGLAVRKSLIPPQPPEVASTRVESTMRSTSGSPRPAGGKPKPEIHVSMATPVPVSMEAVCNQGGEQPTITVPPSSQQPPSAIPTIIAAASPTSQPAAALSSIPGAVAAAPPTSTTIVAAPAPPSTMSGALSAVLGPVVPEIKIKEEMEPMDIMRPVSAVPPLTTSTVSPSLALLANNLSMPPSDLPPGASPRKKPRKQQHVISTEEGDMMETNSTDDEKSTAKSLLVKAEKRKSPPKEYIDEEGVRYVPVRPRPPITLLRHYRNPWKAAYHHFQRYSDVRVKEEKKAMLQEIANQKGVSCRAQGWKVHLCAAQLLQLTNLEHDVYERLTALQEGLIPKKKAATDDDLHRINELIQGNMQRCKLVMDQINEARDSMLKVLDHKDRVLKLLNKNGTVKKVSKLKRKEKV; from the exons ATGAGCTCGCAGCAGTTCCCCCGGTCGGGCGCGCCTCCCGCCGCCCTGGGACCAGCGCCGCCGCCCATCCCCACCAGCGGCTCGGCCGGGATTATCGCCCCCGCCGCCACAG TGAGTGACGAATCCAGTCGTGAGCCAGAAGTTGCTCCCAGGGAGCACATGGGCCCCAGTGGCTCCATCCAGCCTCGGGAGGAGAAGCAAGAGCCCGTGGTGGTCCGGCCCTACCCACAGGTCCAGATGCTGGCACAGCACCACCCTGTCCAGTCTGGTGCtccagtgacagtgacagcaccACCAGCACATTTGACTCCAGCTGTGCCACTTTCTTTTTCAGATGGACTTATGAAG CCTCCCTTGAAGCCCACCATGCCCAGCCGGCCCATTGCTCCTGCTCCACCCTCCACTCTCTCAGCTCCCACAAAGGTCCCTGGGCAAGTGACTGTGACCATGGAGAGCAGCATACCACAGGCTCCAACAATCCCTGTGGCAACTATCAGTGGGCAACAG GGCCATCCCAGTAACTTGCATCATATCATGGCCACCAACGTGCAGATGTCCATCATCAGGAGTAGTGCTCCTGGGCCTCCACTGCACATTGGAGCTTCTCATCTGCCCCGAG gtgcagcagctgctgcagtgatgTCCAGTTCTAAAGTGACCACAGTCCTGAGACCAGCCTCCCAGTTGCcaaatgcagctgcagcccagccagcagTTCAGCACATCATCCACCAGCCAATCCAG TCTCGTCCTCCTGTGACAACTTCAAGCACTATTCCTCCTGCAGTGGTGGCAACTGTCTCGGCCACGAGAGCTCAGTCCCCTGTTATAACCACAACAGCAGCACATGCCACAGAGTCAACCCTCAG CCGCCCCACGCTGTCCATCCAGCAGCACCCCCCTTCTGCAGCCATCAGCATCCAGCGGCCGGCGCAGCCGCGGGACACGGCCACGCGCATCACGCTGCCCTCGCACCCTGCCATCGGCGCCCAGAAACCGCAGCTCCACACCATGGCCCAG aaaaccATTTTCAGTACTGGTACTCCAGTGGCAGCAGCAACTGTGGCACCTATTTTGGCAACAAATACCATTGCTTCAGCAACCACAGCTG gttcTGTATCTCACACCCAAGCGCCTACAAGTACCATTGTTACCATGACAATGCCCTCACATTCTTCCCATGCTACAGCTGTCACGACCTCAAACATCCCAGTTG CTAAAGTGGTTCCCCAGCAAATCACTCACACTTCTCCCCGGATCCAGTCTGACTacacagcagagaggagcaaccTCATACCTCTGTCCAGCCACCGGGCATCTCCAAACCCAGTAGCCATGGAAACCAGAAATGACAACAG GCAGTCGGTGCCTGTCCAGTTCCAGTATTTCTTACCTACCTACCCCCCTTCTGCCTACCCTCTGACTGCCCACACCTACACCCCCATCACCAGCTCCGTGTCCACCATCCGCCAGTACCCAG TTTCAGCCCAGGCGCCCAACTCGGCCATCACAGCTCAGACCGGTGTGGGAGTGGCCTCCACCGTGCACCTGAACCCCATGCAGCTGATGACAGTGGATGCATCTCACGCCCGGCACATCCAGGGCATCCAGCCTGCCCCCATCAGTGCCCAGGGCATCCAGCCAGCACCCATCAGTGCCCAGGGCATCCAGCCAGCACCCATCGGGACCCAGGGACTGCACCCTGCTGCACCCATGGGCGcgcaggggctgcagccagcaccCATTGGTGCCCAGCAGCCACCGGGCGACACCAAGACCTCCG CAGTAGTCTTGGCAGATGGAGCCACCATTGTAGCCAATCCTATTAGCAACACATTCAACACTGCATCTGCAGCAACTACAGTTGTGCAAACCCACAACCAGAGTGCCAGTGCCAGTGCTCCAGCTCAGGGCTCCTCCCCACGCCCGAGCATCCTTCGCAAGAAACCAGCCACGGATGG GCTGGCAGTCCGGAAAAGCTTAATTCCCCCTCAGCCACCTGAAGTGGCCAGCACACGTGTGGAGAGCACGATGCGAAGCACATCTGGATCACCAAGGCCTGCTGG TGGCAAGCCAAAGCCTGAAATCCACGTGTCCATGGCCACTCCAGTGCCTGTGTCTATGGAGGCGGTGTGTAACCAAGGTGGTGAGCAGCCCACCATCACGGTGCCCCCGAGCTCCCAGCAGCCGCCCTCTGCCATCCCCACCATCATCGCCGCCGCCAGTCCCacctcccagcctgcagcagccctgtccagcatcccaggagctgtggcagctgctccaCCCACCTCCACCACCATcgtggcagctcctgctcctccatccACCATGAGCGGGGCCCTGtcagcagtgctgggccctgtggtACCAGAGATCAAAATCAAAGAGGAAATGGAGCCTATGGACATCATGCGACCGGTATCTG CAGTCCCTCCTTTGACTACAAGTACTGTGTCTCCATCTTTGGCACTGCTGGCCAACAATCTTTCCATGCCTCCAAGCGATTTGCCACCTGGTGCCTCACCAAGGAAGAAACCCCGTAAGCAGCAGCATGTCATCTCCACAGAGGAAGGGGACATGATGGAAACAAACAGCACTGATGATGAGAAATCCACTGCCAAAAGTTTGCTGGTGAAGGCAGAGAAGAGAAAGTCTCCTCCAAAGGAGTATATAG ATGAGGAAGGCGTGAGATACGTCCCCGTGCGTCCCAGGCCGCCGATCACGCTGCTGCGTCACTACCGCAACCCCTGGAAAGCTGCTTACCACCACTTCCAGAGGTACAGCGACGTCCGCGTCAAAG AAGAGAAGAAGGCCATGCTGCAAGAGATTGCCAACCAGAAGGGCGTGTCCTGTCGTGCACAAGGGTGGAAGGTCCATCTCTGTGCAGCGCAGCTACTACAGCTG ACAAACCTGGAGCACGATGTGTATGAGAGACTGACTGCCCTGCAGGAGGGACTCATTCCTAAGAAAAAGGCAGCAACAGATGATGACCTGCATCGAATCAATGAACTGATACAG GGGAACATGCAGAGATGTAAACTCGTGATGGATCAAATCAATGAGGCTCGAGACTCCATGCTAAAGGTCTTGGATCACAAGGATCGTGTTTTGAAGCTTCTAAACAAGAATGGAACTGTCAAGAAAGTGTCCAAATTGAAGCGAAAGGAGAAGGTTTGA